A genomic window from Sanguibacter antarcticus includes:
- the galT gene encoding galactose-1-phosphate uridylyltransferase, translating to MTTTDAAHVRRTATTLADGRDLFYFDDSEPYVSGAATRRLDDPRPLAGRYDPVVAVDEDGVETSAPVTGPTMRYDVLTGEWIPHAAHRMNRTHLPPADANPLAPAKPGAAYSDGEIPAEDYDVVVFENRFASLMRIPGAPDEVTALDGEELWKVRPAVGRCEVICFSPDSSQSLATVGPLRMRTIIEAWADRTTELGALDGIEQVFCFENRGREIGVTLSHPHGQIYAYPYVTPKTEVMLRQARAHRESTGRNLLKDVLEAELRSGRRVVLESEHWVAYVPAAARWPIEVHLAPRRDVPDLPALTDAERADLADVYLELLARMDRFFPADETGEPTIAPYIAAWHQAPVREGRDDLRLHLQLFSILRAPGKLKYLAGSESGAGAWISDTTPERIADRLVEVASDVTA from the coding sequence ATGACCACCACCGACGCTGCGCACGTGCGCCGCACCGCCACGACGCTCGCGGACGGACGTGACCTGTTCTACTTCGACGACTCTGAGCCGTACGTCTCGGGCGCCGCGACCCGTCGTCTCGACGACCCGCGCCCGCTGGCGGGCCGCTACGACCCGGTCGTCGCGGTCGACGAGGACGGCGTCGAGACGAGCGCGCCCGTGACGGGGCCGACCATGCGCTACGACGTCCTCACCGGCGAGTGGATCCCGCACGCGGCCCACCGCATGAACCGCACGCACCTGCCCCCGGCGGACGCGAACCCGCTCGCTCCGGCGAAGCCGGGCGCGGCGTACTCCGACGGCGAGATCCCTGCCGAGGACTACGACGTCGTCGTGTTCGAGAACCGGTTCGCGTCGCTCATGCGCATCCCGGGCGCTCCGGACGAGGTGACGGCGCTCGACGGCGAGGAGCTGTGGAAGGTGCGTCCCGCCGTGGGTCGCTGCGAGGTCATCTGCTTCTCTCCGGACTCGTCGCAGTCGCTCGCGACCGTCGGGCCGCTGCGGATGCGGACGATCATCGAGGCGTGGGCAGACCGCACCACGGAGCTCGGTGCGCTCGACGGGATCGAGCAGGTCTTCTGCTTCGAGAACCGTGGCCGCGAGATCGGTGTGACGCTCTCGCACCCGCACGGCCAGATCTACGCCTACCCGTACGTCACACCGAAGACGGAGGTCATGCTCCGTCAGGCGCGTGCGCACCGCGAGAGCACTGGCCGCAACCTCCTCAAGGACGTGCTCGAGGCCGAGCTGCGCTCGGGGCGTCGCGTGGTGCTCGAGTCCGAGCACTGGGTCGCGTACGTGCCGGCGGCGGCCCGCTGGCCCATCGAGGTCCACCTGGCGCCGCGTCGCGACGTCCCGGACCTGCCTGCGCTCACGGACGCGGAACGGGCCGACCTCGCGGACGTCTACCTCGAGCTCCTTGCCCGCATGGACCGCTTCTTCCCGGCCGACGAGACCGGTGAGCCGACGATCGCGCCGTACATCGCCGCCTGGCACCAGGCGCCGGTGCGCGAGGGCCGCGACGACCTGCGCCTGCACCTGCAGCTCTTCTCGATCCTGCGTGCACCGGGAAAGCTCAAGTACCTCGCAGGCTCCGAGTCTGGTGCGGGCGCATGGATCAGCGACACGACACCGGAGCGCATCGCGGACCGCCTCGTCGAGGTCGCGTCGGACGTGACCGCATGA
- the galK gene encoding galactokinase, producing the protein MSRAPHYALEWLDAWTVEDGSARAAQLFAEAFDAQPDGTWSAPGRGNLIGEHTDYNGGLVLPFALPHRTYAAMRRRDDGLVRLVSAQEQGVVRTVALADVAPGAVDGWAAYVVGVAWALAQDGCAVGGFDLAITSCVPYGAGLSSSAALEGSVAMGLDALYGLGLSADDAGRQRLVAACIRAENEIAGAPTGGMDQAAALRTRAGQALLLDCRSLEVEHIPFDLAADGLALLVVDTRAAHQLVDGQYAARRTTCEAAAAVLGVETLREVTDLEAALGRLGAPGAFDASGQDPEVAVRRVRHVVTEIARVEEVHALLEEGWTAEVGPVLTAAHASLRDDYEVSCAELDVAVGAALNAGAIGGRMIGGGFGGSAIALVRTEDVEAVAVAVAQAFATENFTPPAFLVAVASGPAA; encoded by the coding sequence ATGAGCCGCGCACCGCACTACGCGCTCGAGTGGCTCGATGCCTGGACCGTCGAGGACGGCAGCGCCCGTGCCGCGCAGCTCTTCGCCGAGGCGTTCGACGCGCAGCCGGACGGCACGTGGTCGGCGCCCGGCCGCGGCAACCTCATCGGCGAGCACACCGACTACAACGGCGGCCTCGTGCTGCCGTTCGCGCTCCCGCACCGCACGTACGCGGCGATGCGCCGTCGCGACGACGGGCTCGTGCGTCTCGTCTCCGCGCAGGAGCAGGGCGTGGTCCGCACGGTCGCGCTCGCCGACGTGGCGCCCGGGGCGGTCGACGGGTGGGCGGCCTATGTCGTCGGCGTCGCGTGGGCCCTGGCGCAGGACGGCTGCGCGGTCGGTGGCTTCGACCTCGCGATCACGTCGTGCGTCCCGTACGGGGCGGGGCTCTCGTCCTCGGCCGCGCTCGAAGGCTCGGTCGCGATGGGTCTCGACGCGCTCTACGGACTGGGTCTCTCGGCTGACGACGCGGGTCGTCAGCGTCTCGTCGCCGCGTGCATCCGGGCGGAGAACGAGATCGCCGGTGCTCCGACGGGCGGCATGGACCAGGCGGCTGCGCTGCGGACCCGTGCAGGTCAGGCGCTGCTGCTCGACTGCCGCAGCCTCGAGGTCGAGCACATCCCTTTCGACCTGGCCGCCGACGGTCTCGCGCTGCTCGTCGTCGACACCCGGGCAGCGCACCAGCTCGTCGACGGCCAGTACGCGGCGCGGCGCACCACGTGCGAGGCGGCGGCCGCGGTGCTCGGCGTCGAGACGCTGCGTGAGGTGACCGACCTCGAGGCCGCGCTCGGCCGCCTCGGCGCGCCCGGTGCGTTCGACGCGAGCGGCCAGGACCCGGAGGTCGCCGTCCGTCGTGTGCGCCACGTCGTCACGGAGATCGCCCGTGTCGAGGAGGTGCACGCGCTCCTCGAGGAGGGGTGGACCGCGGAGGTCGGCCCGGTGCTCACGGCGGCGCACGCGTCGTTGCGCGACGACTACGAGGTGAGCTGTGCCGAGCTCGACGTGGCTGTCGGTGCTGCGCTGAACGCGGGTGCGATCGGTGGCCGGATGATCGGTGGTGGCTTCGGCGGCTCGGCGATCGCCCTGGTGCGCACGGAGGACGTCGAGGCCGTCGCCGTGGCCGTCGCGCAGGCGTTCGCGACCGAGAACTTCACGCCGCCGGCGTTCCTCGTCGCTGTCGCGTCCGGTCCTGCGGCCTGA
- a CDS encoding ribonucleoside triphosphate reductase — protein MVEAARNQVDVRSTMKEYLDRTDWRVNANANQGYSLGGLILNTAGKVTANYWLSEIYPGAVGDAHRSGDLHIHDLDVFGGYCAGWSLRMLLTEGFNGVPGKVESNPPEHLTSAVGQIVNFLGTMQNEWAGAQAFSSFDTYMAPYVRKDGLGYETVLQCIQELVFNLNVPSRWGTQTPFTNLTFDWTCPADLKDDVPVVGDQTMGFTYGDLQAEMDMINRAYIEVMTTGDASGRVFTFPIPTYNITEDFPWESENATRLFEMTAKYGLPYFQNFISSDLEPGMVRSMCCRLQLDLRELLKRGNGLFGSAEQTGSIGVVTINCARLGYLHRGDEAGLFAALDTLLDLARDSLEIKREVVQHYIDEGLFPYTRRYLGTLDNHFSTIGVNGINEMIRNFTADPCDRDCDHAKDDITTPAGHALALRLLDHVRGRMVEHQEATGHLYNLEATPAEGTTYRFAKEDRARFPGIIQAGTIANPYYTNSSQLPVGFTADPYEALQRQDALQRKYTGGTVLHLYMSERMSSADAARELVRRSLSNFRLPYITVTPTFSICPKHGYLAGEHPTCPRCAAEKPLAEPTVCEVWTRVMGYHRPVSSFNIGKKGEHAERLMFEERRAVASRVVPVLA, from the coding sequence ATGGTCGAAGCAGCGCGCAACCAGGTCGATGTTCGGTCCACCATGAAGGAATACCTCGACCGCACCGACTGGCGCGTCAACGCGAACGCCAACCAGGGATACTCCCTCGGCGGGCTCATCCTCAACACCGCGGGCAAGGTCACCGCCAACTACTGGCTCTCCGAGATCTACCCCGGCGCGGTCGGCGACGCACACCGCTCGGGCGACCTCCACATCCACGACCTTGACGTCTTCGGCGGCTACTGCGCCGGCTGGTCGCTGCGCATGCTCCTCACGGAGGGCTTCAACGGCGTCCCCGGCAAGGTCGAGTCGAACCCGCCGGAGCACCTCACCTCTGCGGTCGGGCAGATCGTCAACTTTCTCGGGACCATGCAGAACGAGTGGGCCGGTGCGCAGGCGTTCAGCTCTTTCGACACGTACATGGCGCCGTACGTCCGCAAAGACGGGCTCGGCTACGAGACCGTGCTCCAGTGCATCCAGGAGCTCGTCTTCAACCTCAACGTCCCGTCCCGCTGGGGTACCCAGACCCCCTTCACCAACCTCACCTTCGACTGGACGTGCCCCGCAGACCTCAAGGACGACGTCCCGGTCGTCGGCGACCAGACCATGGGCTTCACCTATGGCGACCTCCAGGCCGAGATGGACATGATCAACCGCGCCTACATCGAGGTCATGACCACCGGGGACGCGTCGGGCCGCGTCTTCACCTTCCCCATCCCCACGTACAACATCACCGAGGACTTCCCGTGGGAGTCCGAGAACGCCACCCGCCTCTTCGAGATGACCGCCAAGTACGGTCTCCCGTACTTCCAGAACTTCATCAGCTCCGACCTCGAGCCCGGCATGGTTCGCTCCATGTGCTGCCGCCTGCAGCTCGACCTCCGGGAGCTGCTCAAGCGGGGCAACGGACTCTTCGGCTCGGCCGAGCAGACCGGCTCGATCGGCGTCGTCACCATCAACTGCGCCCGCCTCGGGTATCTGCACCGTGGCGACGAGGCCGGGCTCTTCGCTGCGCTCGACACCCTCCTGGACCTGGCCCGCGACTCCCTCGAGATCAAGCGCGAGGTCGTCCAGCACTACATCGACGAGGGGCTGTTCCCCTATACCCGCCGGTACCTCGGCACCCTTGACAACCACTTCTCGACCATCGGCGTCAACGGCATCAACGAGATGATCCGCAACTTCACCGCTGACCCGTGCGACCGCGACTGCGACCACGCGAAAGACGACATCACCACCCCGGCAGGCCATGCGCTCGCGCTGCGCCTGCTCGATCACGTCCGTGGCCGGATGGTCGAGCACCAGGAGGCCACGGGGCACCTCTACAACCTCGAGGCGACCCCGGCCGAGGGCACCACGTACCGCTTCGCCAAGGAAGATCGTGCGCGGTTCCCTGGGATCATCCAGGCAGGCACGATCGCCAACCCGTACTACACGAACTCGTCCCAGCTGCCTGTCGGATTCACCGCGGACCCGTACGAGGCGCTCCAGCGGCAGGACGCGCTGCAGCGCAAGTACACCGGTGGCACCGTCCTGCACCTGTACATGTCAGAGCGGATGTCGTCGGCGGACGCCGCCCGCGAGCTCGTGCGACGGTCCTTGTCGAACTTTCGGCTCCCCTACATCACGGTGACACCGACCTTCTCGATCTGCCCGAAGCACGGGTACCTCGCCGGTGAGCACCCCACGTGCCCGCGCTGTGCCGCCGAGAAGCCGCTCGCCGAGCCGACGGTGTGCGAGGTGTGGACCCGCGTCATGGGGTACCACCGACCGGTGAGCTCGTTCAACATCGGCAAGAAGGGCGAGCACGCGGAGCGGCTCATGTTCGAGGAGCGTCGCGCGGTCGCCTCTCGCGTCGTGCCCGTCCTGGCATGA
- a CDS encoding anaerobic ribonucleoside-triphosphate reductase activating protein, whose translation MTGVGAARSVQRATADHLVIAGLEPFSSCDWPGRLVSTLFLQGCPWRCTYCHNVSILDPRAPGETTWAEVLGLLSQRDGLLDGVVFSGGEPTRQAGLADAMRQVRAMGFGVGLHTGGAYPRRLAAVLGLVDWVGFDIKATPEKYAAITGIDSSAGQASRSLRLVLDAGVPVQVRTTVDPTVLTDSDVEEIAESLARLGVTDHVVQEVRTEGASAAFAERLAAHRRAQPLG comes from the coding sequence ATGACGGGGGTCGGTGCTGCTCGCAGCGTGCAGCGGGCGACGGCTGACCACCTCGTCATCGCCGGTCTCGAACCCTTCTCGAGCTGCGACTGGCCGGGCCGGCTCGTCTCGACGCTCTTCCTCCAGGGGTGCCCGTGGCGGTGCACGTACTGCCACAACGTCTCGATCCTCGACCCGCGGGCTCCGGGCGAGACGACGTGGGCCGAGGTCCTCGGTCTGCTCTCGCAGCGTGACGGACTGCTCGACGGCGTCGTCTTCTCCGGTGGAGAACCCACTCGTCAGGCCGGCCTCGCCGACGCGATGCGCCAGGTCAGGGCGATGGGCTTCGGCGTCGGGCTACACACCGGTGGGGCGTACCCGCGACGCCTCGCGGCCGTGCTCGGCCTCGTGGACTGGGTGGGGTTCGACATCAAGGCGACCCCGGAGAAGTATGCGGCGATCACCGGGATCGACAGCAGCGCGGGCCAGGCGTCCCGCTCGCTGCGTCTCGTGCTCGACGCGGGCGTGCCCGTCCAGGTGCGCACGACGGTCGACCCGACGGTCCTCACCGACTCCGACGTCGAAGAGATCGCGGAGAGCCTCGCCAGGCTCGGTGTCACCGACCACGTCGTCCAGGAGGTGCGGACCGAGGGCGCGAGCGCCGCGTTCGCCGAGCGGCTCGCCGCGCACCGCCGGGCGCAGCCGCTCGGCTGA
- a CDS encoding sodium-translocating pyrophosphatase, translating into MLELGSASITIVSVIAVIGLACLVVAFVLRRQVLAADDGTAKMQDIARAIQEGASAYLSRQFRTLALFAVVVFGLLFLLPGDTGIRIGRSVAFLVGAGFSASIGYLGMSLAVRANVRVAAAAMRPGARAEGARIAIRTGGVVGMSVVGLGLLGAAGVVLVYRGDAPSVLEGFGFGAALLAMFMRVGGGIFTKAADVGADLVGKVEQGIPEDDPRNAATIADNVGDNVGDCAGMAADLFESYAVMLVAALILGKATMGEAGLVFPLVVTAMGAFVALVGIVITKVRGSESGLRAIYRGFYVSAFLGAVLAAIAAFVYLPSSFAASPASAGLADVTSDPRLLASLAVLIGVVLAGIILWVTGYFTGTTSKPTLHVAATSRTGAATVVLSGIGVGFESAVYTSGIIAAAICGAFLLAGGSVGLSLYLIALAGCGLLTTVGVIVAMDTFGPVSDNAQGIAEMSGDVDEAGAQVLTDLDAVGNTTKAITKGIAIATAVLAATALFGSYRDAVTTAMATITTEASGGIVASMLNYEITSPVTLVGVILGAATVFLFSGLAIDAVTRAAGAIVFEVRRQFREHPGIMTYDERPEYGKVVDICTRDSLRELATPGLLAAFAPIAVGFGLGVGPLAGFLAGAIGAGVLMAVFLANSGGAWDNAKKIIEDGHYGGKGSPAHEAVVIGDTVGDPFKDTAGPAINPLIKVMNLVALLIAPAVVAMSVPADANHVLRIGVAVVATAIAFGAIIASRLRVARIDAETVDEGPAPGHDPSHRASHLAPPTPDEAQQARSSEGAAEHR; encoded by the coding sequence ATGCTCGAACTGGGTTCTGCCAGCATCACGATCGTCAGCGTGATCGCCGTCATCGGTCTCGCGTGTCTCGTCGTCGCGTTCGTCCTGCGACGGCAGGTCCTCGCCGCAGACGACGGCACCGCGAAGATGCAAGACATCGCGCGCGCCATCCAAGAAGGTGCGTCCGCCTACCTCAGCCGTCAGTTCCGCACCCTCGCGCTGTTCGCGGTGGTCGTGTTCGGGCTGCTCTTCCTCCTGCCGGGAGACACCGGGATCCGCATCGGGCGGTCCGTCGCGTTCCTCGTCGGCGCCGGGTTCTCTGCCTCGATCGGGTACCTCGGCATGTCGCTCGCGGTCCGCGCGAACGTGCGCGTCGCCGCAGCCGCCATGCGCCCAGGGGCACGCGCCGAGGGCGCCAGGATCGCGATCCGCACCGGCGGCGTCGTCGGCATGTCGGTCGTCGGGCTCGGCCTCCTCGGCGCAGCCGGGGTCGTCCTCGTCTACCGCGGCGACGCCCCCTCCGTCCTCGAAGGATTCGGCTTCGGCGCAGCGCTGCTCGCGATGTTCATGCGCGTCGGCGGCGGCATCTTCACCAAGGCGGCCGACGTCGGAGCGGACCTCGTCGGCAAGGTCGAGCAGGGCATCCCCGAAGACGACCCGCGCAACGCCGCGACCATCGCCGACAACGTGGGCGACAACGTCGGCGACTGCGCCGGGATGGCCGCAGACCTCTTCGAGTCCTATGCCGTCATGCTCGTCGCAGCCCTCATCCTCGGCAAGGCGACCATGGGCGAGGCAGGGCTCGTCTTCCCGCTCGTCGTCACCGCGATGGGCGCGTTCGTCGCCCTCGTCGGCATCGTCATCACCAAGGTCCGTGGCAGCGAGAGCGGGCTGCGAGCCATCTACCGCGGGTTCTACGTCTCCGCGTTCCTCGGCGCCGTGCTCGCCGCGATCGCCGCGTTCGTCTACCTCCCGTCCTCCTTCGCAGCCTCCCCGGCGAGCGCCGGGCTGGCCGACGTCACGAGCGACCCCCGGCTCCTCGCGAGCCTCGCCGTCCTCATCGGCGTCGTCCTCGCCGGCATCATCCTCTGGGTCACCGGCTACTTCACCGGCACCACGTCCAAGCCGACGCTGCACGTCGCCGCGACCTCCCGCACGGGCGCCGCGACCGTCGTGCTCTCGGGCATCGGCGTCGGCTTCGAGTCGGCCGTCTACACCTCAGGCATCATCGCGGCCGCGATCTGCGGGGCGTTCCTCCTTGCGGGCGGCTCCGTCGGCCTGTCCCTCTACCTCATCGCGCTCGCGGGCTGCGGGCTCCTCACCACCGTGGGCGTCATCGTCGCGATGGACACGTTCGGTCCCGTCTCGGACAACGCCCAGGGCATCGCGGAGATGTCCGGCGACGTCGACGAGGCCGGCGCGCAGGTGCTCACGGACCTCGACGCGGTCGGCAACACGACGAAGGCCATCACCAAGGGCATCGCGATCGCGACGGCGGTGCTCGCCGCTACCGCGCTGTTCGGCTCGTACCGCGACGCCGTCACCACGGCGATGGCGACCATCACGACCGAGGCGAGCGGCGGCATCGTCGCCTCGATGCTCAACTACGAGATCACCTCGCCGGTCACGCTCGTCGGAGTGATCCTCGGCGCGGCGACGGTGTTCCTCTTCTCCGGCCTCGCGATCGACGCCGTGACCCGTGCCGCCGGGGCGATCGTCTTCGAGGTCCGCCGCCAGTTCCGCGAGCACCCCGGCATCATGACGTACGACGAGCGCCCCGAGTACGGCAAGGTCGTCGACATCTGCACCCGCGACTCCCTGCGCGAGCTCGCCACACCCGGGCTGCTCGCGGCCTTCGCGCCCATCGCGGTCGGTTTCGGACTCGGCGTCGGGCCGCTCGCCGGGTTCCTCGCCGGTGCGATCGGCGCCGGCGTCCTCATGGCCGTGTTCCTCGCCAACTCGGGGGGTGCGTGGGACAACGCGAAGAAGATCATCGAGGACGGCCACTACGGCGGCAAGGGGTCGCCGGCGCACGAGGCCGTCGTCATCGGCGACACCGTCGGCGACCCGTTCAAGGACACCGCCGGCCCGGCGATCAACCCGCTCATCAAGGTGATGAACCTCGTCGCGCTCCTCATCGCTCCCGCGGTCGTCGCCATGAGCGTTCCGGCCGACGCCAACCACGTCCTGCGCATCGGCGTGGCCGTCGTCGCGACGGCGATCGCCTTCGGCGCGATCATCGCGTCCCGCCTGCGGGTGGCGAGGATCGACGCCGAGACCGTGGACGAGGGCCCGGCGCCGGGGCACGACCCGTCGCACCGTGCCTCGCACCTCGCCCCGCCGACGCCGGACGAGGCACAGCAGGCGAGGTCCTCGGAGGGGGCCGCCGAGCACCGCTGA
- a CDS encoding endonuclease/exonuclease/phosphatase family protein: MVADVRVLSYNIKELSLDEEAVVEVLRETHADVVALQEATRHPTGRWRMHRLARRAGMTCVVAGGGPCGSFTTALFVRADLAGRVVRASGRPLRWKWWYRRARLAWPTRRGYAVVDLGDVVVVSVHLGLDPRERADHCRQLQTVVDRLGADRCVVVGDLNETPDGPSWAALGPQLRDAALESSAPGAQDATFSVAHPRKRIDAVLVGRDIEVVQVETLRSPAALRGSDHFPVLAELRRH; the protein is encoded by the coding sequence ATGGTGGCAGACGTCCGGGTCCTCAGCTACAACATCAAGGAGCTCTCGCTCGACGAAGAGGCGGTCGTCGAGGTCCTGCGCGAGACGCACGCCGACGTCGTCGCGCTCCAAGAAGCGACCCGGCACCCCACGGGCCGGTGGCGCATGCACCGTCTCGCACGGCGTGCAGGGATGACCTGCGTCGTGGCCGGCGGCGGTCCGTGCGGGTCCTTCACGACAGCCCTCTTCGTCCGCGCAGACCTCGCCGGGCGCGTCGTGAGGGCGAGCGGACGGCCGCTGCGCTGGAAGTGGTGGTACCGCAGGGCGCGGCTCGCCTGGCCGACGCGGCGCGGCTACGCGGTCGTCGATCTCGGAGACGTCGTCGTGGTCTCGGTCCACCTCGGGCTCGACCCTCGAGAGCGTGCCGACCACTGCCGGCAGCTCCAGACCGTCGTCGACCGGCTCGGCGCGGACCGCTGCGTGGTCGTCGGGGACCTCAACGAGACGCCGGACGGTCCGAGCTGGGCTGCGCTGGGACCGCAGCTGCGTGACGCGGCCCTTGAGTCGAGCGCGCCCGGAGCGCAGGACGCGACCTTCTCCGTCGCGCACCCGCGCAAGCGCATCGACGCCGTGCTCGTGGGCAGGGACATCGAGGTCGTGCAGGTCGAGACGCTCCGCTCCCCGGCCGCGCTGCGCGGCAGCGACCACTTTCCGGTGCTCGCAGAGCTGCGTCGGCACTGA
- a CDS encoding DUF7059 domain-containing protein, translating into MTVPAPDRVRPRPAPASDALVGADAPVVDRRLVDALRADLGTSDFTVDGIEAELGPVAAAALHREQTLPALRATTGEQGGRAVLTRLFVLGVEVTSAALDAALPTLGSEGAARLGLVERAGHAPGDSVRARVDLRPYAAMDAGGPVNWWLASDLGETTTGRRLSADHVLGAGGASTTLAQVTVRTYRDRVLDLGTGCGVQALHASRHAREVVGTDISARALRFAALNAALDGVALDLRLGSMLEPVAGEAFDLVVSNPPFVITPRHLGAGATTIPTYEYRDGGRAGDDLVRDLVTSVGQVLAPGGVAQLLGNWEHRRGEAWTERVGEWLDASGLDGWVIQREVQDPAEYAELWIRDGGTTPEREPGPWAEAYSAWLEDFASRDVEGIGFGFITLRRPLDGARPTLRRLEEHSGALEQPLGTFLAHSLDAHDWLVARSDTALADERLVVAGDVSEERFYTPGANDPSVVVLRQGGGTGRAIHASTSLAALVGACDGELSVGQIVGAIASIFDVSVDDLAAELLPAVRGLVRDGLLVRADTM; encoded by the coding sequence ATGACTGTGCCTGCTCCCGACCGTGTCCGTCCTCGCCCGGCTCCCGCGTCCGACGCGCTCGTGGGGGCTGACGCGCCTGTGGTCGACCGGCGTCTGGTCGATGCGCTGCGCGCCGACCTCGGCACGAGCGACTTCACCGTCGACGGCATCGAGGCAGAGCTCGGCCCGGTCGCGGCGGCGGCTCTGCACCGTGAGCAGACCCTTCCCGCCCTGCGGGCCACGACCGGCGAGCAGGGCGGCCGAGCGGTGCTCACCCGGCTGTTCGTCCTCGGGGTCGAGGTCACCTCGGCTGCGCTCGACGCCGCGCTCCCGACCCTCGGGTCCGAGGGTGCAGCGCGGCTCGGTCTCGTCGAGCGGGCAGGCCACGCGCCCGGCGACAGCGTCCGGGCGCGCGTCGACCTGCGGCCCTACGCAGCCATGGACGCGGGCGGGCCGGTGAACTGGTGGCTCGCGTCAGACCTCGGCGAGACCACGACGGGGCGCAGGCTCTCGGCCGACCACGTGCTCGGCGCCGGAGGAGCGTCGACGACGCTCGCCCAGGTGACCGTCCGCACCTACCGCGACCGGGTGCTCGACCTCGGGACGGGGTGCGGGGTCCAGGCGCTGCACGCGTCGCGACACGCACGCGAGGTGGTGGGCACAGACATCTCTGCGCGCGCACTGCGTTTCGCAGCGCTCAACGCGGCCCTCGACGGGGTCGCGCTCGACCTGCGGCTCGGGTCGATGCTCGAGCCGGTCGCGGGCGAGGCCTTCGACCTCGTCGTCTCCAACCCGCCCTTCGTCATCACGCCTCGTCACCTCGGTGCCGGCGCGACCACCATCCCTACCTACGAGTACCGCGACGGCGGTCGCGCCGGCGACGACCTGGTCCGTGACCTCGTCACGAGCGTCGGGCAGGTCCTCGCCCCGGGCGGGGTCGCCCAGCTCCTGGGCAACTGGGAGCACCGTCGCGGCGAGGCTTGGACGGAGCGCGTCGGGGAGTGGCTCGACGCGTCGGGTCTCGACGGGTGGGTCATCCAGCGCGAGGTCCAGGACCCGGCCGAGTACGCGGAGCTGTGGATCCGCGACGGCGGGACCACCCCCGAGCGCGAGCCTGGCCCGTGGGCCGAGGCGTACTCGGCGTGGCTGGAGGACTTCGCGTCCCGGGACGTCGAGGGCATCGGCTTCGGCTTCATCACGCTGCGGCGCCCGCTCGACGGCGCACGGCCGACGCTCCGACGTCTCGAAGAGCACAGCGGCGCGCTCGAGCAGCCGCTCGGGACGTTCCTCGCGCACAGCCTCGACGCTCACGACTGGCTCGTCGCACGCAGCGACACAGCCCTGGCCGACGAGCGGCTCGTCGTGGCGGGCGACGTGTCCGAGGAGCGCTTCTACACCCCGGGGGCGAACGACCCGAGTGTCGTCGTCCTCCGGCAGGGTGGCGGGACCGGGCGAGCGATCCACGCGTCGACGTCGCTCGCGGCGCTCGTCGGCGCGTGCGACGGCGAGCTGTCGGTCGGTCAGATCGTCGGCGCCATCGCCTCGATCTTCGACGTCTCGGTCGACGACCTGGCTGCCGAGCTTCTCCCGGCTGTCCGTGGGCTCGTCCGGGACGGGTTGCTCGTGCGTGCTGACACCATGTGA
- a CDS encoding phosphatase PAP2 family protein: MSLDPSPRPATPHDDAPSQPDGTPVPRVVPRALRVWAVFLAATAAAGTLAVWRYFVGSTTGQALDQMAFDGATYGRGTLWVVAEPVLDVVSISFVVVGMTVAMGIALVRRRWNLAAQVVVLVVGANLTTQVLKKFVLDRPDLGYDSWGNSLPSGHTTVAASVSVALVLAVPRGARPLVALFGATYTVATGISTLVGQWHRPSDVIAAMLVVLAWGALVCAFSSESALDPLSERPVVLESPRDYQMHSSSTTLAVALLAVVGVAAGAIAGWALLETASIVSGETAARGRSGFIAYVGGAGGVAAVTALVFALLLGLRQGVARPWRRPSRCDGHSQRP; this comes from the coding sequence GTGAGTCTCGACCCTTCGCCGCGCCCCGCAACACCGCACGACGACGCACCGTCCCAGCCTGACGGGACACCTGTGCCCCGGGTCGTCCCGCGTGCCCTGCGCGTCTGGGCGGTGTTCCTCGCGGCCACGGCCGCAGCCGGCACCCTCGCCGTGTGGCGCTACTTCGTCGGGTCGACCACCGGACAGGCTCTCGACCAGATGGCCTTCGACGGCGCGACCTACGGGCGCGGCACGCTCTGGGTGGTCGCCGAGCCCGTGCTCGACGTCGTCTCCATCTCGTTCGTCGTCGTCGGCATGACCGTCGCCATGGGGATCGCTCTCGTGCGTCGGCGCTGGAACCTTGCCGCCCAGGTCGTCGTCCTCGTCGTCGGGGCGAACCTCACCACGCAGGTCCTCAAGAAGTTCGTGCTCGACCGCCCCGACCTCGGCTACGACTCGTGGGGCAACAGCCTTCCGAGCGGGCACACCACCGTCGCTGCGTCGGTGTCCGTGGCGCTGGTGCTCGCCGTCCCGCGCGGGGCACGCCCGCTCGTCGCGCTCTTCGGTGCCACGTACACGGTCGCGACCGGCATCTCGACGCTCGTCGGCCAGTGGCACCGGCCGAGCGACGTCATCGCCGCGATGCTCGTCGTGCTCGCGTGGGGCGCTCTCGTGTGCGCCTTCTCGTCCGAGTCCGCGCTCGATCCCCTGTCGGAACGCCCGGTGGTCCTCGAGAGCCCTCGTGACTACCAGATGCACTCGTCGTCGACCACGCTCGCCGTCGCGCTCCTTGCCGTCGTGGGTGTCGCAGCCGGTGCGATCGCCGGGTGGGCGCTCCTCGAGACTGCCTCCATCGTGTCCGGCGAGACGGCAGCCAGGGGGCGCTCCGGGTTCATCGCGTACGTCGGCGGAGCCGGCGGTGTCGCTGCGGTGACGGCCCTCGTGTTCGCCCTTCTGCTCGGCCTGCGGCAGGGGGTCGCCCGCCCCTGGCGTCGCCCGTCCCGGTGTGACGGGCATTCACAGAGGCCGTAG